From Selenomonas sp. AB3002, one genomic window encodes:
- a CDS encoding ATP-binding protein — protein sequence MRPSGDWKQYEATDEMYVSMLEDIMSAAQKAGIPKTQETRLTLGVEEMLGNIVDYAYEGHGPIWIRAGLEGDFFRLDFADHGHPFNPLAKDMRHEEGLPVEEMEEGGFGIYFVRKYFDRMEYDYRDFQGKKANILSLMLKVLGGSSLSSGDDEASLAEGEDS from the coding sequence ATGCGGCCGAGCGGTGACTGGAAGCAATATGAGGCAACCGATGAAATGTACGTCAGCATGCTGGAGGACATCATGTCTGCTGCCCAAAAAGCCGGAATCCCCAAGACCCAGGAAACCAGGCTGACGCTGGGCGTCGAGGAAATGCTGGGCAATATCGTAGATTATGCCTATGAGGGGCACGGCCCTATCTGGATCAGAGCTGGGCTGGAAGGCGATTTTTTCCGGCTGGATTTCGCCGACCACGGCCATCCCTTCAATCCCCTAGCCAAGGATATGCGGCATGAAGAGGGCCTGCCCGTGGAGGAGATGGAGGAAGGGGGCTTCGGCATTTACTTCGTGCGGAAATACTTTGATAGGATGGAGTACGACTACCGCGACTTTCAAGGGAAAAAGGCCAATATTCTTTCCCTTATGCTGAAAGTCCTCGGGGGTTCATCCCTAAGTTCCGGCGACGACGAAGCGTCCCTTGCGGAAGGGGAGGATTCATGA